A window of Xenopus laevis strain J_2021 chromosome 1L, Xenopus_laevis_v10.1, whole genome shotgun sequence genomic DNA:
aatactaaaatactcatatTTCACACATAATACTACATAGGTATAATACACAATAATGGAGCGGGTCAACCGAGGTACTAAAACATACAGAGTTTATGGGACAATGATATACAGATAGTTAAGGGAATAACTATGCATTGTGGCTTTTAAAATTTCTTCAGGACAGCATTACCAAAAACAGCCCCACATAATGTatctccaaatatttaaaaacagcaATAGTTGTATTAAAACAATATTCCTGGCCAGGGTCTCTAACAGGAGTAAGCAATCccgatttttaaaagcataagcaattaagctggccatagacgcaaagataacaTCGTTCAAAacgtttttttatgcatttttcgtaccatggtaaTCTGTCgttcagtcgattggacaggttaaaatattAATATCGGCTACTGATATTATTTCTGCATGTGTTGCCTAACATATCAACgggagattgtcactactatttgtcggacataagctactttattttaattttatggttagttgcaggtcggaagattggcacGGAccacgtctatggtcagctttactccGTACAGAAGAATACTTGCGTTTGTGTTTGCAGATTCAGTTGCTTACCCCTGAGTGTTGATAAATGTTCTCCAAGGATTTTTGTGGCCAATTTTGAACAAACATATGTGTTGATAGATGCTCCCTAAATCACTTATAGTTGTAGAATGAATGGGTTAACTAGAGATAGCAGTACCCTGATTGCTTTAGCCAATGATGTGTATAAGAGCAATGTGTTCCAAGCCTCATTTCTACATTCCCTTCACAAAATGCGAGTGCATAGGCGCAAAATGTGAGTATTGTTCTGCATGGTGTAAGTGCGTATGCTGTTTAAAATTGGTATTGCTTACCCCtattttataggtgtatttagtATTAGTATTTAAGTCGAATAACTTGCTTTTTAATctcaataaaagtttatttttattgataaagatcaataatatatatgtatatatctatatatatcttggAGTGTTTGCctaattttgaaataaatggtGTGATCCACTCCCTCCAGCTGTAGGTTTGGAGCaaggcacctccttcccataatTTATGACAGCTTAGGAGTAAGTGCACAGTACAAATTGATGGGCTTTTTGTCCAGTGTTTTTCTAATAAAGgactgttttcttttattcacaCCCTTACATAGGATTGTGACTGTTACTAATCTGGTGACTAGGAGCATTGGTTCACTGGAGAGTAGGAAGATATTTCATCAACATTGGCTTATTTCACAATGGGACAGTAATGTGATCTACTGCTTACttagaaaaagacaaaaataattaatttgaatGTTAATGACATCTGACCAGTCATGTGGATTTCAGAAACCCATTCAGTTTACATGTGATTGAGCTAAATAAAGACATGCCTATATTTACATCTTGGCCTAGTCTAACACTTCCTGGGTACACAACATCTATGAAAAATGCCACATATCGATGCATGAGCAGCTGTACTACTGTAAGTTCTACATACAGGCTGGCGAGGAGGGGTGGGCTGAAACTTGTCAGGTCATAGCCTAATCTTACTTGGTTATGTATGGCTACCATAATCAGTCTCCCTTTAGCCACCAAGCCATGTTCTCATATTCATTTATAACAAGATTATTAGCACggcattttgagtaaaaaatgtGCTTTCAATTATAatcaattatttttcttatttgtgagtaaaaattcaaaaaaaatctcttcagtttcctttttttttttttttacattttcttcagagtttttttttttggctaaaaaagTGTTAGCTGCTAGGGTGTTGTATTATTAAACCTATAGCAATTTGTGAGCATCGCTTGCACTATTCTATTAAAGTTTTAATACAAAAggtttctcaagtttttttttttttaaactcggagcAATATATCTATGTGGcaaaatatttggcaaaaattGTAAATTGCTGGAACGACATAGTTGCTCCTTGGAAACCATGGGAAAATGGTCAAGATTTTatttgttagtaaatcagcctatTTTAGACATCCTTTTACTAAGCTCTTCCCTCCTACTTAATTCTACCTAAGAAGATTACTGACCTTATGttgaagacacacacacaccactgtaGAAGAGGGTCCCAGTAGCCCATTCCAACaaatatatgaggatatttgatGGGATGATAAACTGTCTGCGTGAATGTGTCAGATGAAACTTGCCCACCTGCTTTCCCAGACTGAGGGGCTGTCAGATTTGAGATCATTTCTTTCAGTAATTTAACTGTTTACTCAAACATAACTGTGTGCCACTATACCTAACAATTAAAATCGTGAAAATGTCGGAATTTGAATATAATTTCTGATAATGTATTTTTTGAAGTGCTTTTTTTAACCttccaaacaaataaaaatacttttttcagtcgctttccattttttatttcttaccggttttccaaaatttatttttaatgtttgtgtctttggtgtttcagtctggcagctcagtgatccaggtgcaaattctaaactgttacaagttgatacatttctgtgggagtattagcaactattgtattaattctaacagctgcctgtaatgaaacccagggattctgctcagcagggacaaagataacaaatgtatcaattaatggtgacacaatccctttaattgaTGCAGAAATTAAgttttaggggcaaatgtattattCCGTGTTAAACTAAATTCatcaaaaaattgtgtaaaaagctgtgtataaTATCACATGGTGTGTGTCATTTTACGCAGAAAACACTAAGAAAAACACGTAAACATTTTAAGTAAGTGCTCTGTTTAACAAACCAGTGAATAAagtgaggagtttcatgaccatataaataggTCATGcaatataggtcatggaactccgaggtaacttctagtatcctcatattttgcaacaggggatactttatctattataatacacaagttacagtgagtcatgtgacataacatcagaactcaccgtttataactgatgacattagaactcaccgtttataaggatataatttacaggattttcatgGCTTATGTGTATTATAACTGTATTACCCGGCATGCCATGCGATTTACCTGGTATGATTAGAACTGCATGGTCCTGGGTACAAATGTAAACAAAGGTAACAAGAATGGCATTAGTGCATTTGTTGCAACTTGCCAGAGTATCTTTAGCTCATTCCTCTACATTAGCTGAAAAGCTCAGGGTTTACATCAataatctgaatatatatatataaatatatctaaaaacTGTATATCTTAAGTGAAACAACACAGCACTACTGAAGcctattttaataaaaacttaaatagaaGGGACTTCCATTTAACTGTTTTCCTTTTCAGAAGGAAGTTCAGCAAGGGGGCTAGAGTAGTGTATGTTTCATTGTTATCTCTGTGCTACTTCATGTTTTTTAGTCTTAACTGATCATACTGACTCCATACACTGAACCTTCACTGCAGGTTTCTGGACCCAAGGTCTCATTATTCTTTTGTCTCTAGACAGGGAACATTTCCTGCCTttgggactgtgtgtgtgtgtgtgtgtgtgtgtgcctccgGTGTGCGTGGGGTTTCAGAGGTTACAGTTTAGGTCCATAACTTAGTTAGAGACACTTAATTTACTGAGGCAATGTCACAGGGACACCACAACAAGGTCCTGCCCACCCCATTCCCCTTCATCAGCCCAGTGGGAGGACTGCACTTCCAGGAACCAGCATGCTGTGAGCACGGGAATTTCTCAGGGCCTTTTATTCTGGCACTTTGAATAAAAGGAATTGCAGGGAGGGAGAAGATTTGGAAGAACTGACACTGATAATGACACTGACCTTTGAAGTGGTAGTATGGGGCTGAACATTAGGCAAAAGCCTCCATATACCAAGAGAAAGCGCTACCACACACACTGCTAACAGTGCTGCTTAGGGAAGAAGAGGGACATATAAAGCCCTTTTGAATCCATTGCAAATACATTGTATTGTGTGATTAACAGCTTGAACAAATACAATAACCAATTTATTTTGGATCACTGGATGACAGCTTCTGCAAAGTACTAGAAGACCACATAATTGTGTAATCATTTGATTTAACACAGCAAGagacgctctctctctctctctctctctctccagtgaCAGGATTAAGATGTTAGTCAGCTATGAACATTTTCCAGACTGCTCTGCTGCAGAAGGACCCTTAGCATTTAAATTTCCCTAATCCCTGCACTAATCCATAAACAGCACTTGAAGTTATTTACAAAGGTAGAGTTAAAGTAAAACTGACTTTGTTGGTCATTTTTTGTTGCAGGTGCCATTTATGAATTTTGAGTTCCATTTGTGAATCACACATGGCTGAAGATGTGTTTTGGGTATTATAAACAGTTTGATGGAATTATTAATGTAAAAGAGTTGTACTTGCCACAGATAATGAGATTTTGGTGGTATGTAACATATTTTCCTGTGATTCTATTTGAATCCTATGTTTTTACACACCGTTTGCCCTTTCATTAATAAAGCAACaaacaataaaaggcaataaaaaaacagaaactatACTATTCCAGAGAAAATCTACTCTAAATTAAATGTCTGTCAGTGTGGCTCCTGTTAGGGTTACATTTATATTACTAATAAAATATAAGGGGCTTGCCTGTTTATCCTTAACTTCTATTCACATCTGTACCAACAAACTAAACTGCAATCTGCAAATCATTTCTTTCTCCAGAGGACAGCCTTACAATTACAAAGCTGTGGAAATATGTACTTAGTCAGATTCCTAACACTTGGCTTTGTATGGGATGAATGTTGCCAGATTAGTTTTTGGGACAGGGTATTGCTTGTGTGGAATTAGTAGTGAAAGCAATGAGGGAAAGAAGATTGCAGGGTGAGAAATGTGTTTACATGCATTAAACTGTTGCTTCTGCTGAAGCATCTTTTAATGACCTTTTATTAATTAGGATGCACCTCCTTAAAGTATCTATGGCAATAGAACAAGACAAAGAAGTGTGTCCTTGATCTAATAAGCCCCTTGAGAAGTCCTTGAGAAGGTCCTAAATTTGGAATGGGACAAGGAACACGAGCCACAGCATCTGAGActctggggtccgtttactaaagtgcggtaaatctgactttaagtttccacatgttatcgctgagaatatttttacgccagaatattcgcagcgactaagtttactaaatagcgatgcgctcagaagtcattgcgatcacttgcggtaactacgttaaggaaccagcttacgttagcggtaattttagcgagttgcgaattttctggcgaaaaattaagtttttgcgaatatttatgccagggatccccaaccttttgaacccgtgagcaacattgagaagtagaaggagttggggagcaacactagtgtgaaaaatgttcttggggtgccaaataaatgctgggattagctatttggtagcccctatgtggattgtcaacctacattgaggctctgtttggcagtgcaactggtttttatacaaccaaaacttgccagtaagccaggaatacaaaaataagctcctgctttaagaccactgggagcaacatacaaggggttggagagcaacatgttgctcacgagctactggttggggaccactgatttatgctataaaatagtcttgttttatggcggttattatggcaatttttactgtgacatttatggccagaaatgcatcttcaaaactcataaactttattgactgatgattataccatccaacaacgttaccagagtaacaccaatcaaacatgtctgcatcatataaacccttctgccaatagaatcataggaacaagaaatgataccagtcaatctctttgcttcatagaaatgcacagtttaatgtagccaatcacaatgaaaccaaaaaagcgtagaggctgacgaatccttggactgtgatgcccgctgccaataatacgcctctgagctgaaactgctgctgttgcaacaatagaagcagaagccaaaacatcctgtcagcaatagctacagatctgtctcctgtcagcaaagaatgatgggtaaaaagtattatgggatatttcctggcccttgagaattttctggagaaaaaaatactttaacgccactacataggtggcggtaaaagtttgcgaatattctggcgttaatgtTGTCTTTAGTGCATTTttctgtttagtaaaccatgcgtttaTGTGTacatagcgttattttcagccaatgcgataactggcgaacaattattcttgcgcaagaaaattcgcaaatttatatttaccgcaggttagtaaactggcgataacatatttggcgaaaattctgtctatatattgtgcgaatatttttaacgcactttagtaaacggacccctctgTGTTTATTGTTTTGGATAAACTGTGAGACACTATGTGAGCACATCTTTGCCACCCAGTGATCAGGGTGTATTATGCAACAGGGTTTTGGGAAAACAGGTTTCTTAGTCAGCACCCGTAACCTCCAAATTACTTGAGCCTGGTGCACGTCCAAAGGTTTCCAACTTGCATCCTTTAATCACAATTTTCCAATTTTTGACAGCACCAATCAtaggtttcttttcttaaaatgcctttattgagacatgggctcttaccccaatacacttggcaacgtttcagaccgccatctgtcaagtggcttgataaaagaccgatggtggtctgaaacattgccaagtgtattggggtcagagcccatgtctcaataaagggtTTTGGGAAAGAAATGTGCCTCAACCAGCCTCTGAAACTTACCATATGCAACTCAATGTCATGTGTTTTTCTTTACTCATTCGGATGGTGTCATGAGCTATACTTTACATCTGTAATATTGCTTGGGCCGCCTTAGAGCCctaatgccattgtaaaagcacAAATCACAGAGCTATAGCTGGGGATAAGCACCACAACTCTGATCTACACAATTTTGCACTAGTCGAGAAATTAAGTACAAAGGGAACAACTAACTCCATGCTATTAGGCTGATATTGCTCTACTTGTGCACTTGTGAAAATGAAGACAACATTCAATTTTATTTCCACAGTAGTTTCTCTTTAAAGACTGTCTATGCTTCAGTTTGGCATATAGTTTTAAAATGGCAGTAGGGCAACATTCTCTCCCTGTCATATAGGAAAGGTCAGCCATGAACAGTGAAGGTCAAGAAATGATTTCGGCAATTTGACCATCCATATATGTGGCCCAATTGATGACATCCTTGATGAATATACAGGAATCATTcaatcattcattttttttgtactttttaaaaatgttggagcCTGGAACAGATTCCGTATTTGCACTGACTTGAAACTGACAATTGAGGCTACATTGCCAACTGATCATCCCACCCAGGACCAAGAAGTAAAACCAGACCGTTTATCCCCAACTGAAGTACTAGCCCAAATTCATAGTTCACAGTGATAGACATGTGAAAGCAAAAGTCTAACTGGTTACTATGGATTACGAGAGAGGTGCAGAATTGCACCTGTTGGAAAGTTCACTTCACTGTGCCGAAATGTGCAGTGCATGCAGATGGGCAGATTTGAAGCATAAATAACAAATGTAAGACGATTCCTTTAGTAAAATGGGGGTCTGCCTGTACCCCACAAGCCTTACAGCCCTCTCTAGCTGTGCATTGAACAATTATAAGCATAAAATCATATGCAGAggtttatttatatgttaaatGACCGATTCAGTGCAAGATTGTAAAATAGACTTTACAATGTACTTGCACTTTAGTTTACCTtcaaaagtgtttaaaaagaataaaaatgaaatgaatttgATAATATAAAGAGATTTAATAGATTTAAACAACATTATGTATATACTATAATAACTGAAGACTTGATTGAATATAACATTAACGgaagacaaatacaaaaataaagcatATAATGCAGCACTTTATTTTGAAACAGTACCaaagaaatccagccctgcattgtaaaaaaaaatggtcaacACAGAAATATATCCAGTTATTCATGGCAGTGTCAGGAGGGATAGGGGATATATCCCTGCCAAATTTTGTGCAAAGTGAGTTTAACAGATGGCTAACCTGCAGCTAAGTACTGGTAATATAACATTTGGGGCTACCGTTTGTAAAAGTCTGACTGACTGCATAGGATTTCTACTCTGGGATGAAATGTATATGTGGTTTCTGAATTCCCTAACCCACTTGGCCATAAGCTGGTTTATCCATGGCCACTACTATGAAATCAATCACTCTATGGTGATCAATTATGTGTGCAGTTTTGGCATATTGGAGACTATTACTCGTGCTATTGAGGGGTACAGGGTTGGAAGGCCAGCACCCTAAAACAAAGGCTCTTGTGCAAAGTCATGCTCTCCTTTGAAGCAGTATCAAGAAAAGGCAACAATTTGCTCTGTCTTATATAAGCATTCCCCATCGCTCTGTTTGCAAAGAACCTTTCTAACAGGAGAACTAACTGGGTAGATAGTAGATGCACTgcttaaggcagtggtccccaaccagtagctcgtgagcaacatgttgctctccaaccccttagatgttgctcctcaaagcctcaaagcaagtgcttatttttcaattcctggcttggaggcaagttttaattgcataaaaaacaggtttatggccaaacagagccacttttaggctgccaatccacatagggaaactgaatagccaatcacatctttTATTTGGCACACCCCAGGATGTTTtataatgcttgtgttgctcctcaactccttttacatgtgaatgtggctcacgggttaaaaaaggttggggacccctggcttaagGTAATGCACTACAAGGCTCTGTAGCACTGAAATGATATAAAggcattttcataaataaatcccTGACATAGTTTATACCCCCAAATCCTTTCCAAAATGGGCAGAGATGGACATTGTGCCCACCtcttaaacacatttaaaaaatacattatacattttaaatgtctGCACTTTGGTTATATATCTCATTTATAGCCTACTCTCTGACTAAGTGCACTGCAGAAGAAGTTAAACAATCTGTACATGAATTAGAAGTGAATACCCTCCCACACAATGCTTATCTGCTTGAACACACGTGTTGGTGGATTCCACCCAAATACATACATCGTATAATAGGACAGAATAAAACGAATATGTGTATGTCATTAAAATGAGATATGCCCAGTGCCCATGTTCAAAGGGAACTCTCTGGTCTTGTCATAATGACGTATCCTTACTCTTCCCCTAGAATAAAGACCAGGAATAAGAAATATGACTGTGCTGGGTCAGTCTGGCAGCCCTAGTTGGAGGCTGGATCCCTGATAGTTGGAGGGCGGCATTAATCTGCCTTGCAGCCCAGGAGCTGGAAAGAAGAGCCCTTGTCAGTGCAGAAGATAAAATACAAAGTAGCTAAATATACATAGTCTATCTGTATATGTACATTGCACGTGGATATAGGATCCCAAGATAACCCAAAGTCTTGTGCCATTAAGTATTGCCGACCCCCTAGAgatatgagattttttttcatctgtaatGAGCCCAACTGGACGGGGTCGCTGCCAGGTCCATGGATCACACCTGCCTGGGTACCAGCTGACAGTTGGAGCTGCTCACAGGGTCGGTAAGTGTCTGAGCCCGCACAGACTGAGGGAAGAGACAAATTACTGTATGTACAGGTCACAGTCCAGCCCTGAGTTAGGACCACGCGTTCCCTGCGACCCCTCACCGACTACACATAGTTCTTTTTGTCATAGTCCCCGTTGGAGGTGGGGATGCGGGGAGCGGAGTACTTGACGGGCAGGTTGCTGATTCCATCTTTCATAGCGAACGAGCAGCACAGGAGGGAGCCCCCAAGCAGGAGCAGGGAAGTGGCCCCCCAGCCTATATACAAAGCGGCCCCCATCTCTCTCTTTTGGGAGGCCGGCACCCGAGGGTCGTAGAACTCGGTAATGACGATATTGGCGATCCAGCAGAGTGGGACGAGCAGCAGGATCCCGCACACAATGTAGATGATGCCCCCGGCGAGCAGCACCCGGCTCTTCACGCTGCTCCCTTGCAGGCAGTTGGTGCACTTGGCGCCCACGATGGTGACCAGCAGCCCGACGAGCCCCACAATGGAGGCCAGTACAGTGAGGGCTCTGCCAGCCTGGAGCTCCGGGTGAAGGGCGAGGATGGAGTCGTAGACTTTGCACTGCATCTGCCCCGTACTTTGCACCACGCAAGTCATCCACAGACCTTCCCAGATAATCTGCGCCACCACGATGTTGTTTTCTATGAAGGCGGACACTTGCCACATTGGGAGCCCGCAGGTCAGGATCACCCCTATCCAGCCCAGGATGCTCAGCGACAGACCAATGATCTCCATTGCGGCGGATGCCATTTCCAGTCACCTCGAGAGCAGTGCGACCTGCGGCTTCTCTACAGTTATCACCGCTCACTCTGTGCCCCAAATGGCCAACTGGATACCAAGCGCTTTCCTGTGCCGGATCTTGTCTCTCTCCTACTCGCCTCTGCTCCTTCCTCAGCTCTGTGAGCCGCTACTTCCCCGCTCCCTCAATAAGTAGCGCTCTTGCACTTGGTCCTCCTTCCTCCAGGGACACAGGGGCAGCCAATCACACGCGACAGCATCTCGCTCCCACCAATCATTGCACGGGGGACTTGTTGATGAGGGGCGAACGTGAAGTAGTGACTAATTGTGGAAAGAAGTCCAGGAGGGGTGAGGAGTCGGCAGCGTTTCAAGTCAGGGAGCACCTGCTGAATGGGAGGGGCTGGTGTGGCCGAGAAATCAAAAgggaaaagaagaagagaaaagacAGAGCAGTGGTAAAACAGTATGTTCCCTGCACAACGCGCTGTCCCTCCGCTGCTCCAACAGAGGAAGGTCCCACTAAACAATAGGGGAGAGAGGCATGAACTCATAGGAAGGTGCCTGGGCACCACTTACAGTAAATTCTCttcaataaacatgtttttaggAGGAACATTGCCTGAATAAAAGGCTGTGTGTAATCCAAGTAACACCCTGCAAAGCTTCCTGTCTGCTCCACTGTAGGCTTGAATTGTTCAGCTGTCATCTTATTCTACTGGATATTTGGTACATTCTGATTCCCTATTGTTATTGGGGCACAAGGGCAGTGCTTGAAGGAAGCAAGAGCCCAATAACTCCCCACAGTCACCTCTAGTGCCAAATGAAGGGAAGAAGGGtgattttgggagttgtagtttcaccaCAGAAGAGTAGTAGCTTGGGTAGTCTTGAGGCTTATCAGTGTTGGACCCTAAAAAGTCTGTTTTGCCATTTGCCCTGTGACCACTAAAGACCACCAAATGTCTTATTAAACTGCCATTATGTGGAACCCCAAGCTTCTGCTAATAGCCATAAATACACATGTAAAGCACAGAGCGGGAGATAAAGTTGCATGTAATGTGTCACAGTTCTATTATTAGCCTTTTAGATACTAGTCCAGATGATTGAAACCACAGGTATGGTCACAGGTAAGGTATGGTATTTCCATCTGGCTgttgggggatgctgggaactgtattTCTACAGTACATGGAGGGAAGCTGTTTGGATATCTCAGTGATGGACCATATTTttgctgtagttgaactacacgTGAAACAGACCACACAAACATTAACTCCTacaagaccagttgcaa
This region includes:
- the cldn5.L gene encoding claudin-5, which gives rise to MASAAMEIIGLSLSILGWIGVILTCGLPMWQVSAFIENNIVVAQIIWEGLWMTCVVQSTGQMQCKVYDSILALHPELQAGRALTVLASIVGLVGLLVTIVGAKCTNCLQGSSVKSRVLLAGGIIYIVCGILLLVPLCWIANIVITEFYDPRVPASQKREMGAALYIGWGATSLLLLGGSLLCCSFAMKDGISNLPVKYSAPRIPTSNGDYDKKNYV